The Acidobacteriota bacterium DNA segment CTGGGGAATAGACCACGGAAGAGCCGGTACAGCAGGATGGGGAAAAACACAAAGAAAACTGCATAGCTCCGAAAAGCAACGTCATACCCCGTCCGGTTGAGCTTCATGTGCAACTCGGATGCTACATACCGTCTGCGATGCATCAGGGCCTCATCATGCTCGCTCCACAGGAACCGGTACGCGGGGACGGTGAGCAGGAGCAATCCTCCCGGGCGCAGGACGCGGTTGAATTCTTCAAGGGCGCGCACATCGTCATCCAGGTGTTCCAACACATCGAAAGCTGTGAGCAAGTCCACGGAACCGTCAGCCAGCGGCAGGAAATGTCCGTCAACGCAGCCTACAGCCAGGCCACGGGAGGCGGCGATGGACAAAGCAGTCAATGAACGGTCAAGCCCCGCCACGCAGTCGGCATACAGGGCCAGTATCGCCATGTTGCGGCCTGTCCCACAGCCAACGTCAACCGCGACACGCTTTCGGGATGCAAACCGGGACAAAATGCCGTCGATGATCGTGCGGCGGCCCACAAACCACCAATAGGTATCTTCCAGTCCGTGTTCGGCTTCTGTGAGGGAGCCCTTCATCGTATCAAACCGTCCGCGTCCCACCTTGGAACGCCTGCGTGGCCGTTTGTGATTCCTCTGAACCTGTTAGGTTCGTCATCCATATTGGTGTTGTTATACACCAGCAATAACCACCAAGTAAAATACGCCCTACAGCGTGCCACGCGCGTCCCCACAAGCTCAATAGACCTGAAGTTCTAGACCGGAGGTCCGGCGTCCTCAATATCTGTTGGCCAGTCAAAAGCTTAGAATCACCGGTAATGGAAGTCCACAGCAAAGTAACAGTATGCCCGGAGCCACTTCATGGTTTATATGCCGGATTTTATATAGTGTATCTGGAAGTGGCCTGCTGGCTCCGGAAGTGGGCTGAGAATCTGGCAGAGTTCGAGCTTCGACGAGTCATCATCCGCATCGGCCAGCCAGACGCGCCGCCATTAAAAATGGTCGATGAGGCATGAAGTTGGCCGCAAAAGAGCGGCTTCCAGAGGCCCGAAAGACGAGACCGGAAAAACCACCACTGAACAACCAGACGGAGACGAAGCCGGATGGGCCGGCTGCAGCGGTTCCGGGCAGGCTCGTCAGACAATCCATGTAGCCTCCTGCCACAAGATTGCCAGCAGGCCGGGGAGCGCGGCAACCTGCTACACTCAGGCGCCTGGTTGTGCGCCTGCGCGGGCCGCCGGGCGCTGCTTCCGCTACGGCTATCATCAGGGCAGCAAAGGGCCCCCGAGACCAAAGCCGACTTGACCGTCGCAGCGTGGCGGCTGCATAAGGCAACAGCTTAGAAATGAAATCGATAGCGCATTTCCACATAGACCTCGCGCGGGTAGGCATAGTGCGTCCCGCCGAAGGTGTTGCTGTTGTCGAGCTGATAACGATGGTCGCCTATGTTGAGGGCGTGCACGGCCAGCGACCAGTCTTCTCCAAACGACTTGCCAAGGGAGAGCCCGATGGTGGTATGCGCCGGCAGGTGCGCGGGGCCATTACCATCCAGGAAACCAGATCCATAGGCTATCGCGGTGGTGGCCCAGGCCCGTCCCGGCAGCGTGCCGGTCACTACTGTACTCAGAGTGTTGCGTTGATCGTGATCAAGGAAGAAAAAACCGTCTTGGGGCGGCTCGAAATTGGTGAGGCCCCCGGTAACGACGCCAAAACCCTGCACAAACTGGTGCGACCAGGCCACGTGAATCCTTGCATGGTGCAGGACCTCGGGCGACCGCAGCGTGGATTCCCAGCCCTGAATTCGCGCGCCCTGAATGGTGAGCGGCAGGAAGATGTTGGAGCTGCCAATCTCATCGTGGTCAAAAAAGTTGCGGGCGCGAGTGCGGAAGATGTCGGCGTCAAGCATCCAGTCGCGGAGCGGGATGGTGACTCCGGCCTGGTACTGCTCATCGCGCTCGGCGTGCAGAGGAAGAAAGGCAACGCCCTGTTCCAGCGCGAACTGTTCGAGCGGCCCGGAAAACGTATCGAGCGGCGGGGGCTGGAGATACCGCCCGTAAAAGCCTCGCAGGACCCAGCCAAGCCGAGGCACGCGGATGGCAGCCCCTACGCGCGGATCGATCCCATTTTCCTGGAGCAGCCCGGCATAATGCGTGAGCCGTACGCCTGCGCTGAGCGACAACCAGGATGTGAGTTGAAACTGGTCCTGGAAGAATGCAGCTTCCATGTTTCCCGAAGGCTTGTAGCGCTGCTGGATGGGCGGCTGCCCGGCTACCTCGGCGGAGCTGAGCCCGAAGAAGGTGTCATCACCCTGGTCAAAGCCTTCAAGCCCGAACTGCGCGTTGTGTTTTCCCTTCACAACTCCCAGCGTCGCCTGGCCGCCCAGGTAGTTCGATCTGCGATTGTTGTCCAGGATAAACGGAATGTCATTGGGACCACTCACAAAATTCGCCCGGTTGAAATGATAAAAAGGAGAGATGGTCAGCAACATTCCAGGCCCAAAAGTGTGCACCCAGGAGAAGTTGACGAACGCGTCGCGCTCCAGGTCAAGATCACGGATTCCCGCGTTCTGCTGTTCAGGCGTATTGGGAATCTGGTAATGGTCCCCGCGCGCAGAAGCCACCAGCCGCAACTGGTCCTGAGGCGTGACATTGAAAATCAGGGTTCCGAACCCTCCCAGGCCGCTGTTCATGTCGTGGATCGCCTGCGGGACGGGAGTCATCAGCCCGAGGTCAGAGCGGTTGCCCGTCAGGCTCCCGAACCAGGCCAGCCGGTCGGTGTGATTGCCAAAACTGAATTGGTCGTTCGTCTGGTTAAAGCTGCCGTAGCTTGCCACCAGTTCACCTTGGTTGTTGTACTCGAATCCGGTACGCGGAATCACATTGAATACACCGTAAGTGCGGTCGCCGTATTCAGAGGAGTATCCGCCCGTCTTCATTTCAACGTAGTCAGCGTCTTTCGGGTCGAACTGGGGACCTACGTTGCTGGCGATATTCGTGTTGGGAACCGGGACCCCGTCCACCTCCCAGCTCACCTGATGCCCGCCGCGCACATGGAGCTGGTCGTGGACCATATAAGCTCCGGGAACATAGTCCGTGATCATCGCCAGGCTGTTGGTGCGGCCTGCTCCCGGCGTCCTGTCAATATGCTCGCGATCAAGTGTGGTCTGCGTGGATGCCGCCTGGCTGTTGACGGTTTCGGGCGCTGCAGACACGCTGACGCTCTGCTTTGCCATCGCAATCTCCAGCGCAAAATGGAAAATGGGAGCGGCGCCCGAACTCACGGTAACGGATTGCTCCGCAGGCTGAAATCCCTGCGCATTCACTGAAAGACTGTATTCACCCGCCGGCACCGCACTGAACTCGAATTCTCCATCGGAGTTCGAACGAGCGGTCTGCGACCATGCTGAACCACCAGCCCGGAGCACGACCTCAGCATTTGGAATGGGGCGATGCTGCGGGTCGTGAACGATGCCGCGCACGTTACCAAAAATAGTTGCATACGCCGGGCCGGCGACAAGACAGGCCAGCGCGGAAAAAACAATGACTCGGATAGCCCGCATGAAAACACTCCTCCCGAAAATAGCTATACGGCCGCCGGCACGGGCTTGCCGTGAGGCAACCGAAGTAAATCCCAGCACTTGAAAAATCAGACTTTGGAGTTAGCTGTGGAAAGGTTTCGGAGGCGGATCCGGAAGGCGGTTGCCAGCAACAGGCCAAAAGATAAAATTGCTGCCGCCAAAGCTGAAGGAAGAAGGAAGTTTAAAGTGGGGCTTTGCGTGCGGCAGGCTAAAAGACAGGCCGGCGTGTGAGGCCAGAATCAATGCCGTCACCGGCTGCGACAATGAGCAGGAGCAGGCCACTCCCGGCTGGGCTCGGCTGGAGCCCGAGGTCCCCGTGGATTGAAGTTCCATCCGCATCGGAGCCCCCTTCGCCATCATGGAGCACATCCCGCCATGCATGCAGCAGCCACACGTACACGTAGAGTGGCATAAGGCTGCGGTTCCCTTCACCAGAGGTGCCATATCAAAGGAACCCCACAACCCCACCGCTAAGAGCAGCGTCACGATGAAGCCCTTGATCACGATTGAACCAGTATACCATGCACGAAGAAACGCTCGGGCAGGGGGTTTCTCACCAGAGCCGTGACCCGGAGTCTTCAGGCCATCACACTGATGGAAAGTGAAACTGTCGATTCGCACTCCTGGTCAGATTGCGGACTTACTTTTTCGCGGGACCGATGGCCTGTTGAAACGCCGGATCGCTTCTCAAAGCCGCCCACTCAGGATCAGTAAGGATTGACTCAACGGGGTAGCCGCCAGCGAGGGAGCGCCGGAGATAGTCGAAAGCCTTTGCCTTTTGGCCGGCCAAGTGAAATACAATTGAGGCGTTGTACATGAGCTGGACATCCTTAGGGGCGAGCGATAAGGCCTGTGCAAGGTCATCCATAGCCTGTTTGATGTTGGAACTTTTCGCCTCATAGATGGCCACGTCCCCAAGCAACTTGTAAGACCGGGGGTTCACGCGCAGCATTTCACGCGCCAATGCGGATGCTTTTGAATATGCAGAAATGGCCCTGGCTCTCCCGCCGGGCGACCACCTGTAGGCGTCTGCCAGGTTGCCCCACATTTCCGAGTCATTCGGGTCGAGTTTGACGGCCTCCTCAAAATATCCAGCCGACTCTTCGAAATGGCCCTTGGAAAACGTTACTGTGCCGATATTCGAATATGCTATCCCACTGGGCCGCAGGGCGATGGATTTCTTGCACATATCCTCCGCCTCGTCCCATTTTCCAAGGAAGTAGTCCGCCCCGCACAGATTGTAAAACGCCTGATGGTTCCCAGGAGCTAGCTGAGTGACCTTCTTGAACATCTCCGCGGCCTTCTGCATTTCACCGGTGCGAAGATAGAGGACTCCCAGCCAGTTATATGGAGCCCAGTAATGTGGCCGGACGGCGATAGCCTGCTGGTAAGTAGCTTCAGCTTCAGTGGTCCTCTTCAGGTTGTACTGGGCATTGGCCAGCCCTTCGTAAGCAAACGCATTGGTCGGTTCAATCTTGATAACTTTATGGAACTCCTCGGTGGCCTTTGTGTAATAGCCGGTGCCACTTTCCATGATCCCAAGGCAAAGGTGAGTAGCCGGAAGCTCCGAGTTCAGGGTCATCGCATGGCTGCAGGAATTCTGTGCCTTGTTTACCCAACCCGTGTCCTGAGTCGTGTCGAACTTCCGCCAGTAGGCCTGCCCCAGCGCAGCGTAAGCAAGCGTGTAATTGGAGTCCACCTTGAGCGCAGACTGGAACGAATCAATGGCATGGTCGATGTTTTCAGTCATTTCATAGTTCTGGAGATAACCAAGTCCCTTGAGATAGTCCTGAAACGCACCCGCCATCTGGGTGCCGTGTGATTCAACTTGCTGGCGCTCGGCGGCCCGGACAATCAGCCCAAGCATCCCGGCCGTACCCTCCACCACCTGGTCTTCGATGCCAAATGGGTCGAAGGCCGAGACGGTCAGCGTATCAGCCCTGATCTGGCGGTCCGACTTCGGATCAACAAGAGCATAAGAGATTCGAAATCGATCGCCCGCCCGTTCGAGGCTTCCCGTAAGCACCAGGTTCACTCCAAACACCTTCTGCGCATCCCTGGCTGTCTGGACATTCCGTGCTGACAAATCCTGCACGGGAACCACACGAAGCGAACGGCCGGAAGAAATCTGGGTGAGCTTTGCCGCCAGCGTCTCGGCGAGGCCGCGGCTGAAGGCGCTATCACCTGTGTCTCCGCCAATCACGGAGAAAGGGAAAACGGCCAGTTCTTTCTGTACCGGAAGGCCCCCGATGGCCGATGGCGGGCTTAGGATGTGCCGCCGAATAGCAGGAACCAGAAAGATGACAAGAAGCGACAGAACGGCCAGGGCGAGTCCTCCGATGAAGACTGCCTTCCCTTTCTGCAGAGGTGGCGCCGCGCTCGCCTCAATTTTCTTCGAAGCCGATAGAGGAAGCCACAAAGCGCTTTCCTGCGGCCCAAGGCCGGCCATCAGTTCCCTGGCAGACTGATACCGTTTCGCCGGGTCCTTTTCCATTGCTTTGACGATGATAGCTTCGAGCTCTTCCGAGACTTGAGGGTTCAGTTCGGACGGACGGCGGGGCAGCCGGGTCAAGATCGCGGAAATCAAGCGGCTTGTCTGCGGCTCGAGAAATGGCCGCTGGCCCGTCGCCATTTCATACATCAATTCCCCAAGCGCGTAGAGATCAGTGCGTGCATCGACAGGTTCGCCGCTCAACTGCTCGGGAGCCATGTAAGGGACAGTTCCCATAACAGCGCCCGCATGGGTCAGCAACAGGCTTTCCTCGGTTTGAGCGTCCGTCTCAGTTTCCCGCACCAGTTTTGCAAGTCCAAAATCCAATATCTTGACGCGGCCTTTCGGCGTAACCATAACGTTTGCCGGCTTCAGGTCGCGGTGGACGATATTGTGCTCGTGAGCTTCATCAAGGGCTTCAGCGATCTGGCGCGAGTTTGCCACAACTTCTTCAATGGCCAGAGGACCACCCTTCAGCTTCTCGGCAAGCGTTTTCCCCTCGACCAGCTCCATAGCGATGAAGAGATGCCCCTCATGCTCGCCAATTTCATAAATGGTGCAGATGTTAGGATGGCTAAGAGCAGAAGCAGCCCATGCCTCGCGCCGGAAGCGCTCTAGTTTTTGTGGGTCTTTCACAAACTCTTCCGGCAGAAACTTCAATGCGGCGTCGCGGCCAAGCTTTGTATCGCGGGCACGATACACGACCCCCATGCCGCCGCGGCCAATCTTTGTGATCAGGCTATAGTGTGAGACCGCCGTTCCGATTTTGAGGGCCGCCGTTGACAAGTCTGGCAACAGGCCTTCCGCCGCGAGTGACCGCGCTGCCACTTCAATTGCAGGCGATTCGATGAAGCTCCCGGCCTGGGCGTCGCTTGCAAGCAGCGATTCCACTTCACGCCGCAGTGGTTCGTCCCCTAAACAGGCTTTCGCCAGGAAGGCCGCGCGCTCACTGTCATGAAGCTCCAGCGCCGCGTGGTAAAGGTGCTCAATCTCTGCCCACCGTTCAATCTCCATTGCCTGGATCCGCGCTCAGTTCCCGGTACAGCCACGCCCTGGCCAGCTTCCAATCTCGCATTACCGTTTCTGGAGATATCTTGAGCGCCTCAGCAGTTTCCTCCACACTGAGCCCCCCAAAAAAGCGCATTTCAATCACGCTGCCTTTTCTTGGGTCGAGCGCCGACAGCCGGTTAAGTGCCTCATCAAGCTGCAGAAGGTCCGGATCAGGGGACCAGGCGATTCCGGAAGCTTCTTCAAACTGGACACGGAGGTTTCCGCCGCCGCGTTTCTGGTAGCCTCGTGAACGCGCGTGGTCAACCAGAATGCGGCGCATTGCCCGGGCGCAAACGGCAAAAAAATGAGCACGGTCCTGCCAATTCACCCGCCGCACGTCAACCAGACGAACATAGGCTTCGTTAATCAGGGCAGTGGTTTGCAGCGTATGGTCAGGCCGCTCACGCCCCATATAGCCGCGCGCGATGCGGTGCAGTTCCTGGTAAACGAGCGGCGCCAGGCGTTCCAAGGCTTCGGCGTCGCCGTCACCCCAGGCCCGGAGCAAGAGCGTCACCTCGTTAGTTGGAGCTTCCTGCTGCATGGTTTTCCCCCTCCGCAGAAAGCAATGCCATGTGGCAGAAGGATACCACACCGGCCAGCACCAATCCACCAAAGCGAATGACAGGAATTTTTCTTTCCGGGCGATGACAGTTTTGATCATCATTTCCCGCATTAATAGTTAGAAGCAATCCAGGTGAAACCGTTGGGGGACACACGGAGGGGCCGGGGAAACCCCAGCCAACTGGGAGCGGATTCAAAGTCGTTGCGGGAGGGGGTACAAGCACCATGAATATCCGTAACCGAACGAGTCTGGTTGGGATTTTCCCGGTAATTTCTTCCATCGGCTCTTCCGGCCGAAGCAGTTTCAGCCTCCGCCTGGCTGAATTTGCCGGGCGCTTTACCCTCCCTTTTGAAGCCGCTTGGGGAGAGATGGTCCTGCCTGAGGGCGAGTACGCTCTGCATTACGGGGCAGTCGGTGAAGGAATCCAATGCGTAGAAATTTTCGGCGTGAAGCCGGGCGGTCCCAGAGGCATATATTTCGTCCGTGAGCAGGGAGTGGCCTCAGTCGTCCAAAACGCTTTTATCTGTACACACAAGCACGGCCGGCACATTATTCGCGCGCTCGAGTTGCCGGTAATCGGCAAGTCCGTTTCCTTTGTAGGTCCGAATGCCAGCAAACTCATGGATAACCCCAATAGCAGCGCTGACCCTCGGGAGCCCGGCGCACAGCTCTAATGCAGGGTTGTCCGTCAAACGAGATGCCCCCTGTCTGTAGACGGTCCTGTTCAATTACTGACGTGGGGGCAGGTGGGGACGAACCAAAGCTACGGTTTCGCCGTAGGACCTCGGTTTGTCCCCGCCGTCGGTTACGCTTTCCATCCGCCAGAACCAAAAACCCAACTCACCGAGCGCCGCCTCACATCGGCCTGCCGGATTCAAGCTGTTGAATCCCAATTTCGCTGCTTGTCCTGTCCACCACGCAAATCCATTTCGGCAGCCGCTTACTGGTCAAGCCGAAAAACCACAGTGATGGTAGTCGCAACTTCCACCGGTTCTCCATTCAAGAGCGTCGGCTGGTACCGCCATTGGCGGACAGCGTCCATGGCAGCATTGATCAGGACAGGGTCTGCACCGTTGTAGGATTCAAGCGAAAGAATGCGGCCTTCCGTACCGATAACCGCCCGCAGG contains these protein-coding regions:
- a CDS encoding class I SAM-dependent methyltransferase → MGRGRFDTMKGSLTEAEHGLEDTYWWFVGRRTIIDGILSRFASRKRVAVDVGCGTGRNMAILALYADCVAGLDRSLTALSIAASRGLAVGCVDGHFLPLADGSVDLLTAFDVLEHLDDDVRALEEFNRVLRPGGLLLLTVPAYRFLWSEHDEALMHRRRYVASELHMKLNRTGYDVAFRSYAVFFVFFPILLYRLFRGLFPRDAMSPKASHVMLPPLLNSLFTWMLRTEAFLMKFVRLPWGTSIVMLSGKQPVAGHGPSVCGPDAVQSLESRPAEVSWPGDRRHS
- a CDS encoding TonB-dependent receptor — encoded protein: MRAIRVIVFSALACLVAGPAYATIFGNVRGIVHDPQHRPIPNAEVVLRAGGSAWSQTARSNSDGEFEFSAVPAGEYSLSVNAQGFQPAEQSVTVSSGAAPIFHFALEIAMAKQSVSVSAAPETVNSQAASTQTTLDREHIDRTPGAGRTNSLAMITDYVPGAYMVHDQLHVRGGHQVSWEVDGVPVPNTNIASNVGPQFDPKDADYVEMKTGGYSSEYGDRTYGVFNVIPRTGFEYNNQGELVASYGSFNQTNDQFSFGNHTDRLAWFGSLTGNRSDLGLMTPVPQAIHDMNSGLGGFGTLIFNVTPQDQLRLVASARGDHYQIPNTPEQQNAGIRDLDLERDAFVNFSWVHTFGPGMLLTISPFYHFNRANFVSGPNDIPFILDNNRRSNYLGGQATLGVVKGKHNAQFGLEGFDQGDDTFFGLSSAEVAGQPPIQQRYKPSGNMEAAFFQDQFQLTSWLSLSAGVRLTHYAGLLQENGIDPRVGAAIRVPRLGWVLRGFYGRYLQPPPLDTFSGPLEQFALEQGVAFLPLHAERDEQYQAGVTIPLRDWMLDADIFRTRARNFFDHDEIGSSNIFLPLTIQGARIQGWESTLRSPEVLHHARIHVAWSHQFVQGFGVVTGGLTNFEPPQDGFFFLDHDQRNTLSTVVTGTLPGRAWATTAIAYGSGFLDGNGPAHLPAHTTIGLSLGKSFGEDWSLAVHALNIGDHRYQLDNSNTFGGTHYAYPREVYVEMRYRFHF
- a CDS encoding tetratricopeptide repeat protein; this translates as MEIERWAEIEHLYHAALELHDSERAAFLAKACLGDEPLRREVESLLASDAQAGSFIESPAIEVAARSLAAEGLLPDLSTAALKIGTAVSHYSLITKIGRGGMGVVYRARDTKLGRDAALKFLPEEFVKDPQKLERFRREAWAASALSHPNICTIYEIGEHEGHLFIAMELVEGKTLAEKLKGGPLAIEEVVANSRQIAEALDEAHEHNIVHRDLKPANVMVTPKGRVKILDFGLAKLVRETETDAQTEESLLLTHAGAVMGTVPYMAPEQLSGEPVDARTDLYALGELMYEMATGQRPFLEPQTSRLISAILTRLPRRPSELNPQVSEELEAIIVKAMEKDPAKRYQSARELMAGLGPQESALWLPLSASKKIEASAAPPLQKGKAVFIGGLALAVLSLLVIFLVPAIRRHILSPPSAIGGLPVQKELAVFPFSVIGGDTGDSAFSRGLAETLAAKLTQISSGRSLRVVPVQDLSARNVQTARDAQKVFGVNLVLTGSLERAGDRFRISYALVDPKSDRQIRADTLTVSAFDPFGIEDQVVEGTAGMLGLIVRAAERQQVESHGTQMAGAFQDYLKGLGYLQNYEMTENIDHAIDSFQSALKVDSNYTLAYAALGQAYWRKFDTTQDTGWVNKAQNSCSHAMTLNSELPATHLCLGIMESGTGYYTKATEEFHKVIKIEPTNAFAYEGLANAQYNLKRTTEAEATYQQAIAVRPHYWAPYNWLGVLYLRTGEMQKAAEMFKKVTQLAPGNHQAFYNLCGADYFLGKWDEAEDMCKKSIALRPSGIAYSNIGTVTFSKGHFEESAGYFEEAVKLDPNDSEMWGNLADAYRWSPGGRARAISAYSKASALAREMLRVNPRSYKLLGDVAIYEAKSSNIKQAMDDLAQALSLAPKDVQLMYNASIVFHLAGQKAKAFDYLRRSLAGGYPVESILTDPEWAALRSDPAFQQAIGPAKK
- a CDS encoding sigma-70 family RNA polymerase sigma factor; this translates as MQQEAPTNEVTLLLRAWGDGDAEALERLAPLVYQELHRIARGYMGRERPDHTLQTTALINEAYVRLVDVRRVNWQDRAHFFAVCARAMRRILVDHARSRGYQKRGGGNLRVQFEEASGIAWSPDPDLLQLDEALNRLSALDPRKGSVIEMRFFGGLSVEETAEALKISPETVMRDWKLARAWLYRELSADPGNGD